The following proteins are encoded in a genomic region of Chloroflexota bacterium:
- a CDS encoding VWA domain-containing protein: MSEQMPDSSSIEAELQKFPVSVVAEYRKAAEAAARNLEPQDFEGWAREGIAIAQHSFRSWEAATEYFRATPSVVGVMAYGHLIGWARWGRTLAADSPVIAAAFFKATPEVIHYLPIEQLGHWAGLGRGLYKGTWKSSTLASTYFDVTPRLLRTISMDELDETAQFIEGLAQRSYDAATECLQIAEQVFAKVEKSDRKGFLSLAVSLAKANWRDVKPFFENGARALAGVEKSQRSRFLALAERLPRETGANVIPFLLETSSALSEMDQDTHPALLGMAERLVNACPQAVSDFLRNAPKVQARIKDQQLARWFDEGMRILEENEDGGLAFFRMESARGERVVEALSSGVALDRVKELLMMYCRALAGESVDLMPTQDLKEKNIGWNSAERATTEGKNIFVPSFVERYPTKDENFNWFKVIVTHQVGHLEFGSFAFLFDKPSTVFLGKDQREVLSKETQKPKAAVSDLQRFFDLFPDRKLASDIFMLVEDGRIDHLVKGNYRGIRTAYDRVQGESVAQRPSPDTLPLREALMEVLVRLSLQSGGSLSVPSELHEHIDAIAMLMRGVQADTATVEDTAETALRIYEIVSQVPNVESEEERSDERKMDEMGDEQSDEALEKLMQELQAGGSGSGQPPQGKQREYKSPQQVEFRGDFKPELVQALKELRKQKSKPEGQMQMEGISQEALKQMLEQSAELEMTEAQEGEVDDQASNFVDNLMSEAADQQAKARPGNQFPHVPEDDRPLSSNEPKTFLYDEWDFRAADYKPRWCAVREKVMDEGTSDFYEKTLKSYAQLVSRIKKQFEMLAPEMYRKVKHLPDGDEYDFDTVVESVIEGMAGGTPTDKVYWRRNKIEREVSVAFLLDMSASTAEAVDEARRQIDTVDFPDDPRDYMTWLRTRREEMSRRTYKRIIDIEKESTVLLIRALEAIGDTYGIYGFSGYGRENVEFYVIKDIDERFGEPVKRRIDKITPMHATRMGPAIRHAVTKLESQESRTKVLFLVSDGRPQDRGYSREGVEKEYAVHDTRMALNEARRKNIVPFCLTVDRAGHDYLKTMCSDMGYEIVPDITSLPHRLPQLYRRLTV; encoded by the coding sequence ATGAGCGAGCAGATGCCCGATAGCTCGTCCATAGAGGCGGAGCTGCAGAAGTTTCCGGTCTCGGTCGTCGCCGAGTACCGCAAGGCGGCGGAGGCGGCGGCGCGGAACCTGGAACCGCAGGACTTTGAGGGGTGGGCGCGGGAAGGCATCGCCATCGCCCAGCACTCGTTCCGCTCCTGGGAGGCGGCGACGGAGTATTTCCGCGCGACGCCGTCCGTAGTGGGCGTGATGGCCTACGGCCATCTGATCGGCTGGGCGCGCTGGGGGCGGACGCTGGCGGCGGATTCGCCGGTGATCGCGGCGGCATTTTTCAAGGCGACGCCTGAAGTCATCCACTATCTGCCCATTGAGCAGTTGGGCCATTGGGCCGGGCTGGGCCGCGGCCTCTACAAGGGGACGTGGAAATCGAGCACCCTGGCCTCCACCTACTTCGATGTGACGCCGCGCCTGTTGCGCACGATCTCCATGGATGAGCTGGACGAGACGGCCCAGTTCATCGAGGGGCTGGCGCAGCGCTCGTATGACGCGGCGACGGAGTGCCTGCAGATCGCGGAGCAGGTCTTCGCGAAGGTGGAGAAGAGCGATAGGAAGGGCTTCCTTTCGCTGGCCGTCTCCCTGGCGAAGGCGAACTGGCGCGATGTGAAGCCCTTCTTTGAGAACGGCGCGCGGGCGCTGGCGGGAGTGGAGAAGAGCCAGCGGAGCCGGTTCCTGGCCCTGGCGGAGCGATTGCCGCGCGAGACTGGCGCAAATGTGATTCCCTTCCTTCTGGAGACGTCGTCGGCGCTTTCCGAGATGGACCAGGATACGCACCCGGCGCTGTTAGGGATGGCGGAGCGGCTGGTGAACGCCTGCCCCCAGGCGGTGAGCGACTTTCTGCGCAATGCGCCGAAGGTGCAGGCGCGGATCAAGGACCAGCAGCTGGCGCGATGGTTCGACGAGGGGATGCGCATCCTGGAGGAGAACGAGGATGGAGGGCTGGCCTTCTTCCGGATGGAATCGGCGCGCGGCGAGCGGGTGGTGGAGGCGCTTTCATCAGGCGTGGCGCTGGACCGGGTGAAGGAGCTGCTGATGATGTACTGCCGCGCGCTGGCGGGGGAGTCGGTGGACCTGATGCCGACGCAGGACCTGAAGGAAAAGAACATCGGCTGGAACTCAGCCGAGCGTGCGACGACGGAGGGGAAGAATATCTTCGTGCCGTCGTTCGTAGAGCGGTACCCGACGAAGGACGAGAACTTCAATTGGTTCAAGGTCATCGTCACGCATCAGGTGGGCCATTTGGAGTTCGGCAGCTTCGCGTTCCTCTTCGACAAGCCATCCACGGTTTTTCTCGGAAAAGACCAGCGCGAGGTCTTGAGTAAAGAGACACAGAAGCCGAAGGCGGCGGTCTCAGACCTGCAGCGATTCTTTGACCTCTTCCCGGACCGGAAACTCGCCTCCGATATCTTCATGTTGGTGGAAGACGGGCGTATTGACCATCTGGTGAAGGGGAACTATCGCGGCATACGAACGGCGTATGACCGGGTGCAGGGCGAATCGGTGGCGCAGCGGCCTTCGCCGGACACCCTGCCCTTGCGCGAGGCGTTGATGGAGGTACTGGTACGCCTGAGCCTGCAATCGGGCGGCAGCCTCTCCGTGCCGAGCGAACTGCATGAGCACATAGACGCCATCGCGATGCTGATGCGGGGGGTGCAGGCGGACACGGCGACGGTGGAGGATACGGCGGAGACGGCCCTGCGCATCTACGAGATCGTCAGCCAGGTGCCGAACGTGGAATCGGAAGAGGAGCGATCGGACGAGCGGAAGATGGACGAAATGGGGGATGAGCAGAGCGACGAGGCGCTGGAGAAGCTGATGCAGGAACTACAGGCCGGAGGCTCCGGCAGCGGCCAGCCGCCTCAGGGGAAGCAGCGGGAGTACAAGAGTCCGCAGCAGGTGGAGTTCCGCGGCGATTTCAAGCCGGAACTGGTGCAGGCGCTGAAGGAGCTAAGGAAGCAGAAATCGAAGCCCGAAGGCCAGATGCAGATGGAGGGGATCTCACAGGAGGCGCTGAAGCAGATGCTGGAGCAGAGCGCCGAGCTGGAGATGACGGAGGCTCAAGAGGGCGAGGTTGACGACCAGGCAAGCAACTTTGTGGACAACCTGATGAGCGAGGCGGCGGACCAGCAGGCGAAGGCGCGTCCGGGGAACCAGTTCCCGCACGTGCCGGAGGACGACCGACCGCTTTCCAGCAACGAACCGAAGACGTTCCTCTACGATGAATGGGACTTCCGCGCGGCGGACTACAAGCCGCGCTGGTGCGCCGTGCGCGAGAAGGTGATGGACGAGGGGACGAGCGATTTCTACGAGAAGACGCTGAAGAGCTACGCGCAACTCGTTTCGAGGATCAAGAAGCAGTTCGAGATGCTGGCGCCGGAGATGTACCGGAAGGTGAAGCACCTGCCGGACGGGGACGAGTACGATTTCGACACGGTCGTGGAGTCGGTCATCGAAGGGATGGCTGGCGGGACGCCGACGGACAAGGTCTACTGGCGGCGGAACAAGATCGAGCGCGAGGTCTCCGTGGCGTTCCTGCTGGATATGAGCGCATCCACGGCGGAGGCGGTGGACGAAGCGCGCCGCCAGATTGACACGGTGGATTTTCCGGACGACCCAAGGGACTATATGACCTGGCTGAGGACGCGCCGTGAGGAGATGAGCCGACGCACGTATAAGCGCATCATTGACATCGAGAAGGAGAGCACGGTGCTGCTCATCCGGGCGCTGGAGGCGATCGGCGACACGTACGGCATCTACGGCTTCTCAGGCTACGGGCGGGAGAATGTGGAGTTCTACGTCATCAAAGATATAGACGAGCGATTCGGGGAGCCGGTGAAGCGGCGGATAGACAAGATCACACCGATGCACGCGACGCGCATGGGCCCGGCGATACGGCACGCCGTGACGAAACTGGAGAGCCAGGAATCGCGGACGAAGGTGCTGTTCCTGGTGAGCGACGGGCGCCCGCAGGACCGGGGGTACAGCCGCGAGGGTGTTGAGAAGGAGTACGCC